A part of Terriglobia bacterium genomic DNA contains:
- a CDS encoding MFS transporter has protein sequence MASVQQEAAEKLSVKEKVGYSLGDAAANFVFQTMLVFQLNFYTDVFGIAARVAGRVFLVARVADAFFDPIMGAIADRTKTRWGKFRPWVLWTALPFGIMGCVTFITPNVSTAGKVVYAYVTYMLMMAVYSANNTPYSALSGVMTGDDGERTSLSSYRFVAAMAAGFIVQGFALPMVHYFGGDDSAKGYQATMAVFGLLCVIFFVITFLTTKERIQPDPTKHSTVRQDLAALAKNGPWIALFAVTLVLFVTLSMRGGVALYFFKYYLNKESWFPYFGPIGQVANILGIFLSKPLAMRFGKRNVFITGLLGTAVFQSCFMLVPASAPELALVFQFLQAFVYGPTIPLLWAMMADVADYGEWTTGIRATGIIFSGIVFGLKAGLGFGGSIAGEVLDRYGYVPNVAQTQSALHGIKMTISILPGLGFLACAVLLLFYVIDRKMTIRMMDELKERRKGFAH, from the coding sequence ATGGCATCCGTCCAACAGGAAGCCGCCGAAAAATTGTCCGTAAAAGAAAAGGTGGGCTACAGTCTGGGAGACGCCGCAGCCAATTTTGTTTTCCAGACAATGTTAGTGTTCCAGTTGAATTTCTACACCGATGTTTTCGGCATCGCGGCAAGGGTTGCGGGCAGGGTGTTCCTGGTTGCGCGGGTGGCCGACGCATTTTTCGATCCGATCATGGGTGCGATTGCCGACAGGACCAAGACCCGGTGGGGCAAGTTCCGCCCCTGGGTTCTATGGACTGCATTGCCGTTCGGCATCATGGGGTGCGTGACATTCATCACTCCAAACGTCTCCACGGCGGGCAAAGTCGTTTACGCTTATGTAACCTACATGCTCATGATGGCGGTCTATTCGGCGAATAATACCCCCTACTCGGCGCTCAGCGGCGTAATGACAGGCGACGACGGCGAACGAACGAGCCTGTCATCCTACCGGTTCGTCGCCGCCATGGCGGCCGGATTCATCGTCCAGGGCTTCGCATTGCCGATGGTCCACTATTTCGGCGGCGATGACAGTGCAAAGGGATATCAGGCCACCATGGCGGTGTTCGGCCTCCTTTGCGTCATTTTCTTCGTTATCACGTTTCTCACCACCAAGGAACGAATACAACCGGATCCGACCAAACATTCCACGGTCCGCCAGGATCTCGCGGCATTGGCGAAAAACGGCCCTTGGATCGCCTTGTTTGCGGTGACGCTGGTTTTGTTCGTTACCCTGTCGATGCGCGGGGGCGTCGCGCTCTACTTCTTCAAGTATTATCTGAACAAGGAATCCTGGTTCCCCTATTTCGGCCCGATCGGCCAGGTCGCGAACATCCTGGGCATATTCCTGTCCAAACCGCTGGCAATGCGCTTCGGCAAGCGCAATGTGTTTATCACCGGCCTGCTCGGCACGGCGGTGTTTCAGAGCTGCTTCATGCTCGTGCCCGCGAGTGCGCCGGAACTGGCCCTTGTCTTTCAATTTCTTCAGGCGTTTGTCTACGGCCCGACCATTCCCCTGCTGTGGGCTATGATGGCCGATGTCGCGGACTACGGGGAGTGGACGACAGGCATCCGCGCAACCGGCATCATCTTCTCGGGAATCGTCTTCGGATTGAAAGCGGGGCTGGGTTTCGGCGGATCGATTGCCGGCGAGGTGCTCGACCGGTACGGTTACGTCCCGAACGTAGCGCAAACCCAGTCTGCATTACACGGCATTAAAATGACGATCTCCATTCTACCCGGCCTGGGTTTCCTTGCGTGCGCCGTGCTGCTGCTGTTTTATGTCATCGATCGGAAGATGACCATCCGCATGATGGATGAGCTGAAGGAACGCAGAAAGGGGTTCGCTCACTAA
- a CDS encoding GDSL family lipase has translation MPRPTSDEVAKINAEIQQFISTNTSANKDLLKKYASILVLQVPRDNPCIRPAAGIRARRHDAFVETAKTGDFDILFYGDSITDLWNVESDPQGNPGGKRVLDKYFGDVKVANFGVSGDTTQGVLWGLQNGEGQGHKPKAVMLMIGTNNTGGASGSEIAEGIGAVILELRKDFPDAKILLLAIFPRGAGPTDANRLKVEEANRIIAKLDDQQHVFFVNINSKFLDEKGGLIGFRPTDNLHPVEQGYEIWASAVATTFKDWVK, from the coding sequence ATGCCACGTCCCACCTCGGACGAAGTCGCAAAGATCAATGCCGAGATCCAGCAATTCATCAGCACCAATACGTCTGCCAACAAGGACTTGTTGAAGAAGTACGCTTCGATCCTGGTTCTTCAAGTCCCGCGTGACAATCCCTGCATTCGCCCGGCCGCCGGCATACGCGCCCGTCGGCACGACGCCTTCGTCGAGACCGCCAAGACCGGTGATTTCGATATCCTCTTCTACGGCGATTCCATCACCGACCTATGGAACGTGGAATCGGATCCGCAGGGCAATCCGGGCGGAAAGCGCGTCTTGGATAAGTATTTCGGCGATGTGAAAGTCGCCAATTTCGGCGTTTCGGGCGACACCACCCAGGGCGTCCTCTGGGGCCTGCAGAACGGTGAGGGACAGGGCCACAAGCCCAAGGCCGTTATGCTCATGATCGGCACCAATAACACAGGCGGCGCCTCCGGCTCGGAAATTGCCGAAGGCATCGGCGCCGTTATCCTGGAGCTCCGCAAGGATTTTCCGGATGCTAAAATCCTGCTGCTAGCCATCTTCCCGCGGGGTGCCGGTCCGACCGATGCCAATCGCCTCAAGGTCGAAGAAGCCAACAGGATCATCGCCAAGCTCGACGACCAACAACACGTGTTTTTCGTGAACATCAATTCCAAATTCCTCGACGAAAAAGGCGGCTTGATCGGCTTTCGCCCCACCGACAATCTCCATCCCGTGGAACAAGGCTATGAGATCTGGGCGTCTGCCGTTGCCACCACGTTCAAGGATTGGGTCAAGTAA
- a CDS encoding amidohydrolase/deacetylase family metallohydrolase — MIDSQSFPSLLDVLKDVAIKNAVVAALAADIPSDRSAQIIDARNKLVTPGLVDLHAHVYTQGSAIGLPADEIAPVTATTTFVSAGDAGANNFSALKHFIMAQSRSRIFGFVHISTIGLAGYPVGECLNIDYAHVDLAAKTMAENQDVLLGIKVRMSKSIVGSNGLEPMKRAIKAAERSGTTARVMVHIGDVPATLGELLDMLRPGDIVSHVFSGQGNNIVQNDKVISQAFAAQKRGVIMDVAHGGGSFDYTIAEPAIQQGLLPDCISSDIHGYSVNTPGKPFMPWIMSKFWNMGFTLEQVVALATVKPAKIIGKLEKLGTLQVGAPADVSIFDIVEGPVQFADTGKNVRDGKRYLKPVLTIRAGRPFGGPYPSPFIYP; from the coding sequence ATGATAGACAGTCAATCCTTCCCATCGCTGTTGGATGTCCTCAAGGATGTTGCCATCAAGAATGCGGTCGTTGCCGCCCTTGCCGCCGATATTCCTTCGGACCGCAGCGCTCAGATCATTGATGCCAGGAACAAGCTGGTGACGCCGGGCCTGGTTGATCTGCATGCCCATGTCTATACGCAGGGCTCGGCGATCGGCCTGCCGGCTGATGAGATCGCACCTGTCACCGCCACGACGACATTCGTGAGTGCCGGGGATGCCGGGGCCAACAATTTTTCGGCTCTCAAGCATTTCATCATGGCCCAATCACGTTCCCGGATCTTCGGCTTCGTACATATCTCGACAATTGGTCTCGCAGGATATCCTGTGGGTGAGTGCCTGAACATCGACTATGCACACGTCGATCTCGCGGCCAAAACTATGGCAGAGAACCAGGACGTGCTCCTGGGAATCAAGGTGCGCATGAGCAAGAGCATCGTCGGTTCCAATGGCCTGGAACCGATGAAGCGGGCGATCAAAGCCGCTGAACGCTCGGGCACGACGGCCCGGGTCATGGTCCATATCGGAGATGTGCCGGCTACCCTGGGCGAACTGCTCGACATGCTGCGACCCGGAGACATCGTCAGCCATGTTTTCAGCGGCCAGGGCAACAATATCGTTCAGAACGACAAGGTCATTTCCCAGGCATTTGCGGCCCAGAAGCGCGGAGTGATCATGGATGTCGCCCACGGCGGGGGAAGCTTCGACTACACCATAGCCGAGCCGGCCATCCAGCAGGGACTTCTTCCCGATTGCATATCCAGCGACATTCATGGCTACAGCGTCAATACTCCAGGAAAGCCTTTCATGCCGTGGATCATGAGCAAGTTCTGGAACATGGGCTTTACCCTCGAGCAGGTGGTGGCTCTGGCAACAGTAAAACCAGCCAAAATCATAGGGAAGCTGGAGAAGCTGGGGACGCTGCAGGTAGGTGCACCAGCAGATGTGTCCATATTCGACATCGTGGAGGGGCCGGTACAATTTGCAGATACCGGGAAAAATGTGCGTGATGGCAAGCGGTACCTGAAGCCGGTTCTGACAATTCGCGCAGGCAGGCCCTTCGGCGGGCCGTACCCTTCCCCCTTTATCTACCCGTGA
- a CDS encoding nitroreductase family protein, producing the protein MRDFFEVLRTRRSVRSYTAEPVSREEIQELIDSAVLAPTGMNF; encoded by the coding sequence ATGAGGGATTTCTTTGAGGTTCTCAGGACGCGTCGATCCGTTCGTTCCTACACCGCCGAGCCCGTTTCTCGGGAAGAAATCCAGGAGTTGATCGATAGCGCCGTTCTCGCCCCGACCGGGATGAACTTTTAG
- a CDS encoding Gfo/Idh/MocA family oxidoreductase: protein MKRLRSIDRRDFLKKVPLAVAGAAGFPTIIKASALGMNGAVPASDRIVMAGIGYGMQGPGDMQNFLGKNEVQWVAVCDIDQSHLAQARDAVNQKYGNKDCATYKDFREIFSRTDLDAILMAVPDHWHALVAIHALRSGFDVYGEKPLTHSLREGRALCDAVKRYGRVWQTGSWQRSTENFYRACELVRNGRIGKILRVEVGLPSGHTDFARTFGQETIEPPPPELDYDMWLGPAPAAPYCIARVHMNWRWNMDYGGGQLMDWIGHHLDIAHWGLNFDTQGPVEISGKAEFPTTGIYNSPGRYWVDTLYADGTPITIAGGYPEIQSGTKWIGEYGWVWVDRGGFESQPAALINEVIGPNETKLYHSRDHYQNFVDCVRNRALTIAPAEVAHRSASVGHLGVIAIETGRKIKWNPATETIIGDPEAERLLSRSYRRPWQLSA from the coding sequence ATGAAAAGGCTACGATCCATAGATCGACGCGATTTTCTGAAAAAGGTCCCGCTCGCCGTAGCTGGTGCGGCCGGTTTTCCCACAATTATCAAAGCCTCTGCCCTGGGAATGAACGGGGCTGTTCCGGCCAGCGACCGAATCGTGATGGCAGGAATCGGATATGGCATGCAGGGGCCGGGAGACATGCAGAATTTCCTGGGTAAGAACGAAGTGCAATGGGTGGCTGTTTGTGACATCGATCAGAGTCACCTGGCCCAAGCTCGCGACGCAGTGAATCAAAAGTACGGCAACAAAGACTGCGCCACCTACAAGGATTTTCGTGAGATATTTTCCCGCACCGACCTGGATGCCATATTAATGGCTGTGCCCGACCATTGGCACGCGCTGGTAGCGATCCACGCGCTTCGCTCAGGCTTCGATGTCTATGGAGAAAAGCCGCTGACGCACAGCCTGCGGGAGGGGCGTGCGCTTTGCGATGCCGTCAAAAGGTATGGCAGAGTGTGGCAAACGGGAAGCTGGCAGCGCTCCACTGAAAATTTCTATCGCGCATGCGAACTGGTGAGAAACGGACGCATTGGAAAAATCCTGCGGGTCGAGGTCGGGCTCCCTTCCGGTCACACGGATTTCGCAAGGACCTTCGGGCAGGAAACCATCGAGCCGCCGCCCCCTGAACTGGATTACGATATGTGGCTCGGACCGGCGCCGGCTGCACCTTACTGCATAGCGCGTGTGCACATGAATTGGCGCTGGAACATGGATTACGGCGGAGGCCAGTTGATGGACTGGATCGGCCATCACCTGGACATCGCGCACTGGGGATTGAACTTCGACACTCAGGGACCGGTCGAAATCTCCGGCAAAGCCGAATTCCCCACGACGGGCATTTACAACAGCCCGGGCCGCTACTGGGTCGACACTCTCTATGCTGACGGAACCCCGATCACCATTGCGGGGGGCTATCCTGAAATTCAAAGCGGAACCAAGTGGATCGGCGAATACGGGTGGGTTTGGGTGGACCGTGGAGGTTTCGAAAGCCAGCCCGCCGCCCTGATCAACGAGGTAATCGGCCCCAACGAAACCAAGCTTTACCACAGCCGGGATCATTACCAGAACTTCGTGGACTGCGTACGCAACCGGGCGCTTACGATTGCACCGGCCGAGGTCGCTCACAGGTCGGCCAGCGTCGGCCATCTGGGAGTGATTGCGATCGAAACCGGACGAAAAATCAAATGGAATCCTGCCACAGAAACCATCATCGGTGATCCGGAAGCAGAGCGGCTCCTCAGTCGTTCGTATCGGAGACCATGGCAGCTGTCGGCTTAG
- a CDS encoding uroporphyrinogen decarboxylase — MRDDQWNRLLATMDGQVHDPLPCGFIIDSPWLPGWYGVDIIEYLSSECVWLDANRRVLETFPDIWFLPGFWSEFGMCTEPSAFGARCVFPRNEFPSAEKAIRNLDQIMDMKTPNPSTDGLLPMVLYRLKWAQPRIEELGHRIRFSVSRGPFNVASFLMGMTEFLMALKTKPESIHRLLRIVTDFLASWHELQRSSFPSIDGMLILDDIIGFVSEKDFMEFALPYMRQLYQAEVRVKFFHNDAACAQSIRYYPEIGINLYNPGVQTPLPALRALSGHRMTILGNIPPLNVLARGAPGDVSAAVHTLLSETPDRSRLILSCAGGMPPGVTTGNLAAFLDEVRKH; from the coding sequence ATGAGAGATGATCAGTGGAATCGCCTGCTGGCGACCATGGATGGCCAGGTTCATGACCCGCTGCCATGCGGATTCATCATTGATTCTCCCTGGCTGCCCGGCTGGTACGGTGTCGATATCATCGAGTACTTATCGAGCGAATGCGTCTGGCTGGATGCAAACCGCAGGGTCCTGGAAACGTTCCCTGACATCTGGTTCCTCCCCGGGTTCTGGTCGGAATTCGGCATGTGTACCGAACCCTCGGCATTCGGGGCCCGTTGCGTGTTTCCCAGGAATGAGTTCCCATCCGCGGAGAAGGCGATCCGCAACCTTGATCAGATCATGGATATGAAGACGCCGAATCCGTCCACGGACGGCCTTCTTCCCATGGTGCTTTATCGCCTCAAATGGGCGCAGCCTCGAATTGAGGAACTCGGCCATCGGATACGTTTTTCGGTTTCGCGCGGACCTTTCAACGTCGCATCGTTCCTGATGGGAATGACCGAGTTCCTCATGGCACTCAAGACAAAGCCGGAATCGATTCACCGTCTGCTCCGTATCGTCACCGACTTCCTCGCAAGCTGGCATGAACTTCAGCGCTCGAGCTTTCCAAGCATCGACGGCATGCTGATTCTGGACGACATTATCGGTTTCGTCAGTGAAAAAGACTTCATGGAATTCGCTCTGCCGTATATGAGGCAACTCTATCAGGCGGAGGTCAGGGTCAAGTTCTTTCATAACGACGCCGCGTGCGCCCAGTCCATCCGGTACTACCCGGAAATCGGGATCAATCTCTACAACCCGGGAGTTCAAACGCCGCTGCCGGCATTGAGAGCGCTTTCCGGACACCGGATGACAATCCTTGGCAATATACCGCCCCTGAACGTGCTGGCGCGCGGCGCTCCGGGTGACGTGAGCGCCGCTGTCCATACGCTGCTCAGCGAGACGCCGGACAGGTCGCGCCTGATACTTTCGTGTGCTGGCGGCATGCCGCCTGGAGTAACCACCGGGAACCTCGCCGCTTTTCTGGACGAAGTCCGGAAACATTGA
- a CDS encoding carbohydrate kinase translates to MNLLGYDLGSSSVKATILEASTGKCLATCSHPATEMGIDAPRPGWAEQDPEVWWRHLVSATREALLKSGIKPESIVGLGVAYQMHGLVVVDKRCRVLRPAIIWCDSRAVAIGNRAFEDIGTGFCLGRLLNSPGNFTASKLKWIKDNEPDVYARIWKIMLPGDYAAMKMTGVACTTASGLSEGIFWDFKSNRVSETLMDYFGFAPSLLPDIVPTFGEQGTLRADAAQELGLPAGIPVAYRSGDQPNNAFSLKVLEPGEIAATAGTSGVVYGVTRETRCDPQSRVNMFAHVNHRPEEPRLGVLLCINGTGILYSWLRENMFSGLDYAATNDLAAGVPPGSDGLLILPFGNGAERMLANVETSCTMAGLNFNTHNRGHFARAAQEGIVFAFQYGIDIMKKLEIAPAVIRAGNANMFLSPVFRQSLADLTGAVIELYNTDGSQGAARGAGIGTGTYRSNSEAFAGLDRILVAHPDEGRGRALAASYQKWLSFLGNQLGERQSFCGR, encoded by the coding sequence ATGAATTTGCTGGGCTATGATTTGGGAAGTTCTTCTGTCAAAGCGACGATTCTGGAAGCATCCACAGGCAAATGCCTGGCGACCTGCTCCCATCCCGCGACCGAAATGGGCATCGACGCCCCAAGGCCGGGCTGGGCCGAACAGGACCCGGAAGTCTGGTGGCGGCATCTTGTGAGCGCCACCCGCGAGGCACTGCTGAAATCCGGGATCAAGCCGGAGAGTATTGTCGGCCTCGGCGTTGCTTATCAAATGCACGGGCTCGTCGTCGTCGACAAGCGGTGTCGGGTGTTACGCCCGGCCATCATCTGGTGCGACAGCAGGGCCGTCGCGATCGGCAACCGGGCGTTCGAAGATATCGGCACCGGGTTCTGCCTGGGCCGGCTGCTGAACTCCCCCGGAAATTTTACCGCGTCCAAGCTCAAGTGGATCAAGGATAACGAACCCGATGTCTATGCCCGCATCTGGAAGATCATGCTTCCCGGCGACTATGCCGCCATGAAGATGACGGGAGTGGCATGTACGACTGCTTCCGGCTTGTCGGAAGGGATTTTCTGGGACTTCAAATCCAACCGGGTCTCGGAAACCCTGATGGACTATTTCGGGTTCGCACCGTCCTTGCTTCCGGACATCGTACCGACTTTCGGCGAGCAAGGCACTCTCCGGGCGGACGCAGCGCAGGAACTCGGCTTGCCTGCCGGCATCCCTGTCGCGTATCGTTCCGGCGATCAGCCCAACAACGCCTTCTCGCTCAAAGTGCTCGAACCCGGTGAGATCGCTGCAACCGCCGGGACTTCGGGAGTCGTTTACGGCGTGACTCGGGAGACCCGGTGCGACCCGCAAAGCCGCGTGAACATGTTCGCTCACGTGAACCATCGGCCGGAGGAGCCGAGACTCGGCGTGCTTCTCTGCATCAATGGCACGGGGATCCTGTATTCATGGTTAAGGGAGAACATGTTTTCCGGCCTGGATTATGCGGCCACCAATGACCTGGCCGCCGGAGTCCCCCCCGGATCGGACGGGCTGTTGATTCTCCCTTTTGGCAACGGAGCCGAACGCATGCTCGCGAACGTGGAAACATCCTGCACGATGGCGGGCCTCAATTTCAACACGCACAACCGGGGCCATTTCGCGAGAGCTGCCCAGGAGGGCATCGTCTTTGCTTTCCAGTACGGAATCGACATCATGAAAAAGCTGGAGATTGCGCCTGCCGTGATCCGCGCTGGAAACGCCAACATGTTCCTCAGTCCGGTGTTCCGCCAGTCTCTGGCGGATCTGACCGGAGCGGTCATCGAGTTGTACAACACCGACGGCTCCCAGGGCGCGGCACGGGGTGCAGGCATAGGAACCGGAACCTACCGGTCCAACTCCGAGGCGTTTGCCGGACTGGATCGGATTCTGGTGGCGCACCCTGACGAAGGCCGTGGGCGTGCGCTTGCCGCATCCTATCAGAAGTGGTTGAGTTTCCTGGGAAACCAGCTGGGGGAACGGCAGTCATTTTGCGGGCGTTGA